Proteins from a genomic interval of Pseudophryne corroboree isolate aPseCor3 chromosome 4, aPseCor3.hap2, whole genome shotgun sequence:
- the TMEM207 gene encoding transmembrane protein 207 translates to MMTWGFEEKAFQLTVQQQPSESRVRPPVTFSPPAVSHSLGWVFLLLLLILILRCGAICCLQCWMKKQARHTTNKTLTVFTLSSLDSLFVTESSRCLHSQTLSPHETSETSVSSIALGELESGAPPSYEELFSTSKV, encoded by the exons ATGATGACATGGGGGTTTGAGGAGAAGGCATTCCAactcacagtgcagcagcagcccaGCGAGTCCAGAGTCAGACCTCCAGTGACCTTTTCCCCACCTGCCGTCAGTCACAGCTTGGGGTG GGTCTTCCTGCTCCTTCTGCTAATCCTGATTTTACGTTGTGGGGCCATTTGCTGCCTCCAGTGCTGGATGAAGAAACAAGCAAGACATACTACCAATAAAACGCTCACAGTGTTCACTCTGAGCAGCCTAGATTCTTTATTTG TAACAGAATCTTCACGGTGTCTTCATTCCCAAACATTGTCTCCACATGAAACTTCAGAGACCTCTGTTTCTTCTATAGCACTTGGGGAATTGGAGTCAGGAGCTCCGCCTTCATATGAAGAATTGTTCTCCACAAGCAAAGTCTAA